The genomic segment ACTCGCCCAGCCTGCCCAGATCACTCACCTGTCCCCGTGCGCTAACTGTCCTTCGATACTGGCCCGAGCGCTGCCCGCTTCGCATTGTGCGCTTCCCCGGGAGGTCGCGCACCGAGTGCCGCGCGACGATCTTGTATGAGGTTCTCGAGCCGATGTGCGGCAACGTTTAGCGTGGCCGTATCGAGGGTGGATACGTCCGCATCTGCTCTGGCGCGTTGCGCGCTCAGTACTTGGTCGATCTCAGTCTCGATCTCCAACAAATTCGCTTCGTTCTCGGCGTGCCTTATTCGTCTCCCCAATGCATAGAGCAAATCCAGCGCGGGTTCTCTCGGCTTGAGATCGCCGGATCTAAGAAACTGCCATGCCGCCGCAAGGATCGTGGCAAGCGCGCCGAGCGCCATTGGCGCCAGGAAGATGGCGTTGCTCCACTTGTCCAGGAAAGTCAGTTGACTACCGTTGTAGAACTCTGCAGCGCCGGGGTGAACGGGGAGGTAGGCGCCGGCGTCAGTATCGGGCGCCTTGAACTGCGCGAGAACCGGCAGTTCGGCCAAAACGTCTCTGCGAGCGCGTGCAATGGCTTGCGTGAAGTCGGCGATCATATCGTTGTCCAGGCTCTTCTTGCCGACGATGTAGAAAGAAGCCTTCAAAGTGGTCACGTCGTCCTCAGGAACGGGAGGAGATCCGCGTAGTGTTCCCCTTGGGATGTCGAAGCTCTCGTAAGCGCGCTCCTTCTCGGCAATTGCACCGGCATTCTCGATCGGAATCAGGACCGGTGCGCTCTTCGGAGTCTGCGGGAATAGACCTCGCACCAATGATACGTACTTCTCGCTCAGCGGCGCTACGAGAAGGACGGCACGTATTTCCTTTGTGTCGAGGGTGCGGCGAACCTGGTCGAGCGCGACACTTTTGAAAGCAACGTTGGCGCGGTCGAGGTCATATGCCTTT from the Bradyrhizobium sp. WBAH42 genome contains:
- a CDS encoding TAXI family TRAP transporter solute-binding subunit, with protein sequence MDDLSRIRIDGAKLPIWLRIVVVLALALLAAGASLFAYRWYVQPVTLSIAVGSLDGDAPKIVSALASRLVLNNAPVRLKVVETTGPIESAEAFSSGKTDLAVVRGDVGDLSQAQAIVVLAEAVALLFAPPGSTIKDMAGLKRTTIGVVAGETNEKIVSVLTKAYDLDRANVAFKSVALDQVRRTLDTKEIRAVLLVAPLSEKYVSLVRGLFPQTPKSAPVLIPIENAGAIAEKERAYESFDIPRGTLRGSPPVPEDDVTTLKASFYIVGKKSLDNDMIADFTQAIARARRDVLAELPVLAQFKAPDTDAGAYLPVHPGAAEFYNGSQLTFLDKWSNAIFLAPMALGALATILAAAWQFLRSGDLKPREPALDLLYALGRRIRHAENEANLLEIETEIDQVLSAQRARADADVSTLDTATLNVAAHRLENLIQDRRAALGARPPGEAHNAKRAALGPVSKDS